The genomic region GGGGCGTACAAGTGTGTGCTGACAAACGACAGCCTCGCATTTTCGGCGTACAAGACCTCCACCATAAGCGAGAGGCACAGGCACCGCTACGAGTTCAACAACGAATACAAGGACGAGGTGAAGGAGAAGGGCATGGTTATCTCGGGGGTAAACCCGAAGAGGAACCTCGTGGAGATAATAGAGATCCCCGGCCTCAAGTGGTTCTTGGGGTGTCAGTTTCACCCCGAGTTCAAGTCGAGGCCGAACGACCCCCATCCCCTCTTCGTGTCGTTTATCGAGGCGGCGGGAAGATGACAAGGATCGTAAACATCGGGGATATCGAGATAGGGGGAGAGAGACCCTTCGTTCTTATTGCCGGCCCCTGCGTCATCGAGGGGGAGAAAGTGGCCATGGAGACCGGCGCCGCCATAAAGAAGATCGCGGAGGAGCTGAAAATACCCTACATCTACAAGTCTTCCTACGATAAGGCGAACAGGTCGAGCGTTTCATCCTACAGGGGCCCCGGCATGGAAGAGGGGCTGAAGATTTTAAAAAAGGTGAGGGAATATCTGGGGGTCCCGGTCCTCTCCGACGTTCACACCGTCGACGAGGTCAGGCGGGCGGCGGAGGTCCTTGACGTCCTGCAGATCCCCGCCTTTTTGTGTCGCCAGACCGACCTGCTTTTGGAGGCGGGGAGGACAAAAAAGCCGGTGAACGTGAAGAAGGGGCAGTTTCTCGCCCCGGAGGATATTATTAATGTAGTGGATAAGATCGAGAGCGAGGGAAACAAGGATATTATATTGACGGAGAGGGGGGCGACCTTCGGGTATCACAACCTCGTGGTCGACTTCCGGTCTCTCCAGATCATGCGGGAGGGCCTTGTTAGGGTGACGGGGGGAGTGGCCCATCCCTTGAAGGATGAGGAGCACCCGGCGGTGGTCTTTGACGCCACCCACAGCGTTCAGCTCCCGGGGGGGGCGGACGGAATTACCGGGGGCGACAGGAGGTTTATCCCTACCCTCGCCAGGGCGGCCGTGGCGTCAGGCGTGGATGGTATCTTCATGGAGGTTCATCCCGATCCGCCCAGCGCCCTCTGCGACGCAACGAACCAGTTTCATTTAAAACATCTAAAAAGACTTTTAGAGCAACTTTTTACACTGGATTCCATAATAAAAAATGAAAAAAATAACGATTTTTGTTGATATAGATCACAGAAAAATATTATAATACAATATATCGTTTCCTAAATAGAGCTATACACAACATAATGTTATTTTATCTAATTTTAAAAATTGTAAGAAATATTAAGATTGTTTAATTTCAGGCCATCTTTTACTTGACAAAGCATTTAGGTTATAATAATATTATCTAATGTGAGGGGGGGAGAGAAGAAAAGGTATTATTTTTTCAGGGTTTTTTGGGAGAATTATTTTCTAACATTTCCGTGAAAGGAGGTGAAAGACCTGATGAGGAAAATTTTTGCAGGTATTCTCATTGTTGCTTTTGTGGCATCTTTATCTGTGGGGTGCTGTTACTGTGGAGCCATGAGAGCCATTGCTGATGCGGATGCGGCGGTAGCCCAGTGCAACAGCAAGGGAACAATCACGAACGCACCGTACGAAACTTGCAGCGCCAGTGCCTATCTTGGTGGCGCCAAGGAAGTAGTAGGTGATTGTGACTGGTGTCAAGCTCTTGAATGGGCTAACAAGTCCAAGAGCATGGCGGATGCAGCATTGGCTGCTCCCCCGAGGGCAGTTTCACCCTGCTTGTCAATGATGTATTAAAAAAATGGAGGTAATTATAAATGAAGGGTAAAGTCCTTGTAGCCGTTATGGCTGCAGCGGCTCTGGCGCTTCTGGTGGGGTGTGGAGGAGTTACCTCCGGACCAAGCTACGATGCGCTTAACGCCGCTAAAGCTGATTTTGAGAAGGCCACGGCACTGGGCATGAAGGCCTGTACTCCCTGCGAGTACGCAATTGCCGAGGCCGAGCTTGAGTTTGCTGAGCATCACCTCAACGAGCTCAAGATCGATCGCTTCAGGATGCACCTGGCGAAGGCAAACGCGATGATCGCCGAGGGCGTAGACAAGCTGAAGCTCTGTAAGGTCATTTATTTTGACTTTGATAAGTATGCCATCAGACCTGAATTCTATCCAATCCTCTATCATATGGCTCAGACCATGCTGAAGTATGAGGATGTCAACGTGGAAGTTCAGGGACATACTTGTTCTATCGGAACCGAGAAATACAACTGCTGGCTCGGTCAGAAGAGAGCGGACAGTGTAAAAGGCGCTCTTACGCTCTACGAAGTGCCTGAAGAGAGGCTTACGACCGTCAGCTGGGGCGAGTATATGCCCGCTGAGAGCAACGCCACAGAGGCCGGTAGGATCAAAAACAGAAGAGTTGAGTTCGATATCATTTACAAATAAAAGCATCTGATCTGTTTTTGGGGGAAAGGGGGTAATACTCCTTCCCCCATTTTTTTTGAGCGAACCTGAAAGAAAAAGAGTGGTCTAATGTAAGGGGGCTTAAAAGGTGGGAAGAAGCAAGGATATTGTCGGCGAAATCCAAAAGCGCTCCGGGATTATTCTCCTGCCTGACGGGTCTTCGATAAGGTCGATAGGTCTTGAGGAATCTATAAAGGTATCGAAGATTTGCGATACGCCCAGAAGGGAGGTAGAGATCGAGGCCCTGAGTCGAGATATAGTCCCCACAAGGTATATCAGAAATTTAGGGACCCTCGGAATCGTGGGGCAGATGAAGCTCCTAAAGTCTCTTGTCGCCGTGGTAGGAATCGGCGGCCTCGGGGGCACGGTGGTCAGAAGCTTGGCCAGGCTGGGTGTGGGGGGCCTCATCCTCGTCGACTGCGATACATTTTCCGAGGACAACCTCAACCGCCAGGAGATGTCGACGGAAAAAGCGGTCGGGAGGGCGAAGGTGGAGGTGGCGACCGAAGAGGTCGGGAGGATAAACGGCGCCGTCGACGTTGAGGTCGTAAAGCTAAGGGCCGAAGAAGGAGAATTGATCGAAATCCTTAAAAGTGCCGATGTGGCCGTCGACGCCCTCGATAATATCCTCTCGAGGTTCGCCCTGCAGAGGGCGGCAAAGGCCCTAAAAATCCCCCTTGTTCATGGCTCGGTGGCCGGCTTCGTGGGGCAGGTCTCGACCATCCTCCCGGGTGACAAGGGCTATTCGGTCATCTACGGAGATGAGGATGAGCTCCCGGAGAGGGGCGTGGAAACCGGCCTCGGAAACCTCCCTGGAGTCGTCGGAGCCGTCGCCTCGATCCAATCCGTCGAGGTCTTGAAGATCATCACCGGCCTGGGCGAGCCATTGAGAGGAAAACAGCTCTTTTTCGATCTTGAAAGCTCTGTTTTTGAAATCTTTGCGCATTAAGGGGAACTTATGAAAAGATCTCTATTTACAGTTCTTTTATTATGTTTTTTTCTGGCAACCTGCGTTACGGTGAATCCGCTACTCGAGGATGCAGAGACGTCCTTTAACTACGGAAAGAAGCTCATGGGAGACGGCAAGCTCTCCTTTGCCGTTATCGAGTTTAAAAAGGCGATGGATAATTACGACAAGGCGGGACATACATTCACAGCCTTCAGCATCTACCCGTATATCGCCGGCGCTTACTATCTCGGCGGCAACGTCGATGCCGCACTATCGACGTACATGGAGGCCCTTGACTACGCAAAAAAACACCCGGAAGGGGTATCGAAGGAAGACCAGGCCAAGCAGGCGTTTGAAATGGCGGGACTTCTGAAAGAGCTGGGGAGAATCGATTATGCGAAAAGTGTCTACGGCTATGCCTATTCGATCTATATAGAGCTGGACGACCTCGAGGGGGCATCGAGGGTGGAAGAGGAGCTGAACTCCCTTGAGTAGGGGGACATCGTGTTTGTTTTGAACCTACTTCTCTCCGATGTTTCCGTTGGACGAGGAATTACGTGATTTCAATCGGAAGTCCCAATTGGATATTTAAATATAGCCTCAGCGAATTTTAATGACGGCCCCCCGCCGGCCCTACATTGAGACGATGACGAAATTTCGTCGGCCGACTTGATTAAGAAAATCGGCGGGCAAAAAGTAAAAAAGGGATAATACGCTGTCCGTCCTGTTCTCCCGCACCCCGATTGAAAACCTATCCATGAATCAAGAATCTTGATTCATGAAAAGAAAGGGATTCTAAATGGATTGAGTGGATCAACCTGTCGCCGGCTTTTCGCCGTTTTCCCGTTTTGTAGAATGTCAGGAAGGGACTGCCAAAAATGTTTTCAAACTCAGACACTAAATATTTCCTCTCCCCTGTTTTCGACTTTCAATATGTGAGCGGAAAACCCTAACCGCATAAATGCCCCCGTAGGCTTAAAAACCTCAACTCCTCCGCTCAAATATCGCTGTACGACAGCTTTATCACCCTCTTAGGCCTCCAGCTGTAGCGTATGCCGTGCTCCTTGAAGAACTCATCCGGTATCCTCTGCCACGTGTCGTTCATGTCGGAGACGATCTTATCCATCGGAAGTCCCAGGGTAAGCCCTGCCAAAAAGGTCTTGAATATCTTGAACCTCATCTCCAGAAAACTGCCCGCCCCCGTGGTGAGGACAAAGAGGGAGGGATTGCCGTTCCTCATCTTGAGAAGCTCCTTCTGGAAGTGCCCCTGGCTGGTGCAGGAGAGGCCGACTATGATCTGAAAGCCGGGATAGGGGACAACCATGTCGATGTCCTGGGTGTTCGGCCTGAGATAGTAGTGGGTGGCGGACTCGCTGACGATGTCTCCCTCGTAGCCGTGAAGCTGTTTCTTCGGAATCCTTATCGGGTCCGACTGCATCCTGAACGGCTCGTCGAGGCCGTCGCTGTGGAGCGCCCAGCCGTTCCCGTAGCGGGAGTGGGAGTAGACGAAGACGACCTCCCTCTCTCCCAGGGCCTTTATCAGATCCTCCCTGTTGTTTACCACAACCGCATCGATAATTATATCCCTGCCGTAGAGCTTCACCGGGGCGGTGTATTCCCCAACGAATATTTTCAGGAGGTCTCCCCCTCCCTTTTCATCGTAAAAGCCGTTTACGAGGTCCTCCGTCCCGATGGCGAGGGCGATCGTCAGCCTCCCGTCCTCGAAGAGCTTTTCGTAGTAGGGCGGCAGGGACTCGGGAGGAGCCCCCTTGAGCCTTTCCATGGAGCCTTCGAGCCCCTCGGCGATGATGTAATTTAGAAAGACTCCGTACCCCGGGGAATACGGGGGAATGTATTCGGTCTTCTTGGGGGGTGTTGCGCACCCGGAAACTATTAAGATAAGAGTCGTTAAAGCCAAAAAGATTTTAAGCCTCGCAATTTTCAATTTGCCGATAGATTCCAATTTTGTCACCTTTTTTACCTGCCTGTTTTCTGTTAATTACGGTTTCCCTTGAATCAGATCGCACCTTTCCCTATCTACAATGCCTTACTCCCCTCTCCCACTTCCCCTCCCTCCCCCTCCACACCACATTGCCCGGCCCCCCCTTTTGAAAAAAACGGTTTTCTTTTTGTGCGATCTCTGATACTATTCTATATGTTGTGTTTTTATAAGTCAAGAGGGAGCGGGAAAGGTAAAGAATGGCTTTTGAAAAAAGACTTTTGAAAAAAGGAGGCGGACTTCACCACGGAGTCCTGCTCTTTGGGACAATCTTTCTCTTAATCGTAGTTTTTGTTCCCGGGTGCGTGCCCCTGAGGGAGGTGGGCGTCCCCGGGGAGGTTGTCGAGGAGGAGAGGGAGTTCACCCTTCTGGCGGTGGGCGACATAAACCTCGGCAGGAAGGCGGGGAAGATCATCCTCGAGGGGAAGACCGACTACGCCTTTGAGAAGACCAAGGATATAATCTCCGGGGCGGACATCGCCTTCGCCAACCTCGAGAGCACCATATCCGACCAGGGAGGCGAGACAAAGAGCGGGGTGTGGCGCTTCACGGCGCCGCCGGACGCGGCAAACAGCCTCAAAAACGCCGGATTCGACATCGTCTCCATGGCCAACAACCACATCTGGGACTACGGAAAGGAAGCCCTCTTCGAGACGATAGAACACTTGGATAAAGTGGAGATATTGAGCGTGGGGGTCGGCGAAGACCTCGACCACGCCTACGCCCCAGTGATAATGGAGGTGAACGGTATAAAGGTTGCCTTTCTGGCGGTGGCCAATATCTTCAACTACGGCGAGTACCCGGACCACAAGGCCTTCAAGTATCTCGCGTGGCTGAACAAGGAGACGCTGAAGGAAAGGCTGGGGCCGAAGATAAGAGAGGCCAAGGAGCAGGCCGACGTGGTCGTGGTGAGCGCCCACTGGGACTGGGAGTACAAAGACAGGCCGTGCGAACTGACCGTTGACCTCGCCCACGGGATTGCCGACTGCGGGGCGGACATAATCCTGGGTCACCACCCACACGTCCCCCAGGGGTTCGAGGTCTACAACGGGACCTTTATCGTATACTCGCTGGGCAACTTCGCCTTCCACCAGAGCTCGGAGCACTCCAGGTGGAAGAAGCTGAGCATCATCCTTGTACTCACCGTCACAAAGGACGGCGTCAAGTCGTTCGAGATGATCCCTGTCAAGGTGGGCTATCAGCCCGAGTTGGCCGAGGGTGAGCTGGCAGAAGAGATCATCTCCCACGTCTGGGATATCTCCTACTCCGTGGATTTCTTCGACAGAAAGGACGATGCACAAAAGCTCCCCTACGGCGGCGGGCTGAGCGAAGGGTCGGAGGCGCCGGTCGATTGAGCTTATCCGTTTTTACGGGGGGAGGGGGACGATCCTTTAGGAATGGTTTCAAGATTTGTGGTATACTGATACAATATTGAATATGCGGGGATAAAAACTTGGTTTTGGGGAGAATATATTTGTCTCCCACGGTTGGGGCGAATTTATAAATCCATACAAATTCTCTGATATCGCCTCAAGATATTGTAACTAAATAAGGAAAATTTATTTTGAGCGAAGGAAATTTTTATCTCGGAAAAGAGTACGATCCGAAGACGGATAAGGTTACAGACAACCAGATCACCTACGACCCGAAAGACCTCAACACCCACGGCGTAATCCTCGGGATGACCGGATCGGGAAAGACGGGGCTTTCCATGATAATGCTCGAGGAGGCGGCGCTTCAGGGAATCCCCCAGATTATCATCGACCCGAAGGGGGAGATGGCAAACTTGCTGCTTACCTTTCCCGACTACAGGCCTGAGGACTACCTCCCCTGGATAGACCCGTCCCAGATCAAGGGGGGTGAAGGGGGGCTCGAGGAGGAGGCGAAATCGACAGCCGCCCTCTGGAAGAAGGGCCACGGGGAGTGGGGGATTACGCCCGACAGGATCAGGAAGCTGAAGGACACGTGCGATTTTACCGTCTTCACCCCCGGAAGCGCCGCCGCGGTCCCGGTAAACGTCCTCAGCTCCTTCAGAATCCCCAAGGGGGGCGGCGGAGACGAGGAGAGGATGAGGGATCTCATCTCCGGTTCGGTCTCGGCGCTCCTGTCCCTTGTGGGCATCGAGGCGGATCCGATCAAGAGCCGCGAGCACATCCTCCTCTCCAAGATATGGGAGGACTGCTGGGAGCGTGGCCAGGACCTCAATCTCGAAAAGATAATAACCTTTATCGCGGACCCTCCCATGAAGAAGGTCGGGGTCTTCGATCTCGAGACATTCTACCCGAGGTCGGAGCGGTTCGAGCTGGCCATGTCCCTGAACAACATCGTGGCCTCGCCGACGTTCGAGGCGTGGCGGAAGGGCCCGCCCCTCTCCATAGACCTCTTGTTGAGGCCGAACGGCAACAAGCCTGGGGTTTCCATCTTCTACATAGCCCACCTCAACGAGGACGAGCGGCAGTTTTTCGTAACGATCCTCCTCTCGAATCTGATCTCCTGGATGATGGGACAGGAGGGGACGAGCGAGTTGAGGACGATGGTCTACGTGGACGAGGCGCTGGGAATGCTCCCGCCCCATCCGAAAGACCCCCCGACCAAGAAGCCGATCATGACCCTCCTGAAACAGGCGAGGGCCTTCGGGGTGGGTCTGCTCTTGGCGACCCAGAACCCGGTAGACCTGGACTACAAGGCGTTGACGAACGCCGGCACATGGTTCATAGGGAGGCTCCAGACGAAGCAGGACAAGGGTCGCCTCATCGAGGGATTGTCTTATGCCTCCAAGGCCGCCCCGCCGGCAGACGTGCTCGACGACCTTATCTCGGGCCTCAAAAAGAGGGTGTTTTTGTGCCACAACGTCCACGAGAAGGCCCCCGTCCTCTTCCAAACCCGGTGGGCCATCTCCTACCTG from Candidatus Zymogenus saltonus harbors:
- a CDS encoding DUF853 family protein; the encoded protein is MSEGNFYLGKEYDPKTDKVTDNQITYDPKDLNTHGVILGMTGSGKTGLSMIMLEEAALQGIPQIIIDPKGEMANLLLTFPDYRPEDYLPWIDPSQIKGGEGGLEEEAKSTAALWKKGHGEWGITPDRIRKLKDTCDFTVFTPGSAAAVPVNVLSSFRIPKGGGGDEERMRDLISGSVSALLSLVGIEADPIKSREHILLSKIWEDCWERGQDLNLEKIITFIADPPMKKVGVFDLETFYPRSERFELAMSLNNIVASPTFEAWRKGPPLSIDLLLRPNGNKPGVSIFYIAHLNEDERQFFVTILLSNLISWMMGQEGTSELRTMVYVDEALGMLPPHPKDPPTKKPIMTLLKQARAFGVGLLLATQNPVDLDYKALTNAGTWFIGRLQTKQDKGRLIEGLSYASKAAPPADVLDDLISGLKKRVFLCHNVHEKAPVLFQTRWAISYLRGPISKGRLKDLPAAYLPDAASVPEKADETTAGETLLPTPPKIEGVPNFFIAPNSDAYPTFANLVPTKETTDEKGFSMVPAIMARAEAKFDVEKKNISQKREIAKVIFPLGEREGGWDEAIGIPTGEDGEGQIRDDLPIPKENVVGFKPIPQWCVKKGILKKISDDFIDHLFIGEKATLFKNSNFDALSEFGEKREDFVERLKGIAEDAVDAEVEKIADKYRTKIDTIEKRIKKEERELNMREMEYSERKREEFLSAGETILGLVLGKRRSGLTTATSKRRMTRKAKGMMESTEAEITEFKEELKQLTYELEAEIDSIKEDALKKTEEIEQVDITLEKNDIYLLDFGILWIPL
- a CDS encoding OmpA family protein, giving the protein MKGKVLVAVMAAAALALLVGCGGVTSGPSYDALNAAKADFEKATALGMKACTPCEYAIAEAELEFAEHHLNELKIDRFRMHLAKANAMIAEGVDKLKLCKVIYFDFDKYAIRPEFYPILYHMAQTMLKYEDVNVEVQGHTCSIGTEKYNCWLGQKRADSVKGALTLYEVPEERLTTVSWGEYMPAESNATEAGRIKNRRVEFDIIYK
- a CDS encoding CapA family protein, whose translation is MAFEKRLLKKGGGLHHGVLLFGTIFLLIVVFVPGCVPLREVGVPGEVVEEEREFTLLAVGDINLGRKAGKIILEGKTDYAFEKTKDIISGADIAFANLESTISDQGGETKSGVWRFTAPPDAANSLKNAGFDIVSMANNHIWDYGKEALFETIEHLDKVEILSVGVGEDLDHAYAPVIMEVNGIKVAFLAVANIFNYGEYPDHKAFKYLAWLNKETLKERLGPKIREAKEQADVVVVSAHWDWEYKDRPCELTVDLAHGIADCGADIILGHHPHVPQGFEVYNGTFIVYSLGNFAFHQSSEHSRWKKLSIILVLTVTKDGVKSFEMIPVKVGYQPELAEGELAEEIISHVWDISYSVDFFDRKDDAQKLPYGGGLSEGSEAPVD
- the kdsA gene encoding 3-deoxy-8-phosphooctulonate synthase, with the protein product MTRIVNIGDIEIGGERPFVLIAGPCVIEGEKVAMETGAAIKKIAEELKIPYIYKSSYDKANRSSVSSYRGPGMEEGLKILKKVREYLGVPVLSDVHTVDEVRRAAEVLDVLQIPAFLCRQTDLLLEAGRTKKPVNVKKGQFLAPEDIINVVDKIESEGNKDIILTERGATFGYHNLVVDFRSLQIMREGLVRVTGGVAHPLKDEEHPAVVFDATHSVQLPGGADGITGGDRRFIPTLARAAVASGVDGIFMEVHPDPPSALCDATNQFHLKHLKRLLEQLFTLDSIIKNEKNNDFC
- a CDS encoding HesA/MoeB/ThiF family protein encodes the protein MGRSKDIVGEIQKRSGIILLPDGSSIRSIGLEESIKVSKICDTPRREVEIEALSRDIVPTRYIRNLGTLGIVGQMKLLKSLVAVVGIGGLGGTVVRSLARLGVGGLILVDCDTFSEDNLNRQEMSTEKAVGRAKVEVATEEVGRINGAVDVEVVKLRAEEGELIEILKSADVAVDALDNILSRFALQRAAKALKIPLVHGSVAGFVGQVSTILPGDKGYSVIYGDEDELPERGVETGLGNLPGVVGAVASIQSVEVLKIITGLGEPLRGKQLFFDLESSVFEIFAH